A region from the Rufibacter sp. DG15C genome encodes:
- a CDS encoding DUF922 domain-containing protein, protein MPISILSLWLSALFLGPSADTKPKVIKTDSDIPWAMQKRLSWDDFAGEPAPNNSHHALTSTNMEMKVKCENNQLKFKVDAVFNPKESWTRNRESHALLAHEQLHFDITELHARQLRKRLASLPNPCTRGAADLNKYANLAFEAWHKEEDQYDKESRHGLDKAQQQAWQDSVEERLKALEAYK, encoded by the coding sequence ATGCCAATATCTATACTATCGCTGTGGTTAAGCGCCCTGTTTTTAGGTCCTTCCGCAGATACTAAACCCAAAGTAATTAAAACCGACTCAGACATTCCATGGGCGATGCAAAAGCGCCTTTCCTGGGATGATTTTGCCGGTGAACCCGCGCCCAACAACAGCCACCACGCCCTCACCTCTACCAACATGGAGATGAAGGTGAAGTGCGAGAACAACCAGCTTAAGTTTAAGGTAGACGCCGTTTTCAACCCGAAGGAGTCCTGGACCCGCAACCGCGAGTCGCATGCCCTGTTGGCCCATGAGCAGCTGCATTTTGACATCACCGAGCTGCACGCCCGCCAATTGCGCAAACGCCTGGCCTCTCTGCCCAACCCCTGCACCAGAGGCGCCGCCGACCTGAACAAGTACGCCAACCTGGCCTTTGAGGCCTGGCACAAGGAAGAAGACCAGTATGACAAGGAAAGCCGCCATGGTTTGGACAAAGCCCAACAACAGGCCTGGCAAGACTCTGTAGAAGAACGATTGAAGGCCCTGGAAGCCTACAAATAA